Within Conger conger chromosome 3, fConCon1.1, whole genome shotgun sequence, the genomic segment TAGAGAAGTCCTAGAAGCGTCCTTCTAGtgcaacagacacacagtatggATGAAGTAGAAAGAATGCCATTTcctttattgtcatttttgttttatgtttcattttgtgATCTTGAAATATCTCCAGAAAAAAACCTCCCCATTGAAAAAGAGAAGTTTCTATGATGCGCCTGAAGTTTGGTTGAGATGTTCCCTTTTTTATAAACCACTGCTatggaaagaaataaaaaaacccagtaAAAAGAGCAAACAAGcagtttaggaaaaaaaacagctttccTCCCTGGTGTCCTCCTCacttcattttgtcattttgtaaaatatttcatGCATAGTTCCCCGCAGGACAAACCATCTATATTCAATATAtctataagaaaaaaaagaaaaaacagcaacaatcaAAACAATGTAGAAAAGAAGAAGTTGGGCACTTTTTGATAACTGCTTGTGTACGGCTCTATACTGTCGTCGACGTAGCTAACTCTGTTCCATTCCCTGCCCGGGCCGAGGAACCCGCGGTACTTGGCACCAAGAATGCTGGTAGAAAGAAGATTCCAGAATATCAACATATTTCACGTTGTCTTCATAAGTAAAAAGAACCAAGAGATAAAGAGATAAAGCgagaaaggcaaaaaaaaaaaagaaaaaaagggggagatggaggagatgaGGTTATAGTAAAGAGACAAATGGAAGTCTAGCACGGTGTgtaaggagaaagagaaagagggagagagagagtaagagagcaAACATGAGTAATGAGGGCTGGAAACGATGCAGGGGTGAAGGAGCTGTTCTGAAAGGGAGCACAGCAAAGAGAACTCTGGGAGCCAGAGAAACAACGGAGACAGGTGCCATAAAGTGGAATTTAGGGTGGGGTCAAGTTCATGTCACACACCAGAAAAAGAAGTATATATATTGGTATATAAAAACGTCACCCCCGCGGGCTCAGACCTGTCTGAAACGCTGGCTCACCACACTGTACCCAGCTCTCTCTGAAGAGAACAGACCAGAAGAAGAGGTGCAGGAATTAAAAAatgacagaagaagaagaataataataatacgaagAAGATGGTGGGCATTGTCAGATTGGGTTATgcaaggaggagaagaggaccccttgtgtgttttcagaaaaagaaaaggaaaaaagaaactgtTCTGTTGTGTCTCTGCTgagcaccagcagggggcgctgctggCGTTTTGGGTTGACTGACAGCTGAGGGGGGCGTGGCATCTGGAGTTTTGAAGAGAGAAAGGTCCTCCCCTCGGGTGCTCCACTATACGCGGGTggtggagtgggggtggggcagggtgttgttgtggccgggggtgggggcggggtagGTGTTGAAGGCGTGGAGGGGCTGCATGCCggtgatggtgctggggatCATGGTGATGGTGTTGGGGGTCATGAGCGGCACGTCGTCGGGGGCCCGGCGCAGGGCCAGCGTGTAGTCGGGCGGGCAGGCGGGCCGCAGGATCTCGTGCGGACGCAGGGGCTCCATGTCGTGGTGCGCGTCGTGCTCCGAGTGCTTCATCTGCAGCGAcatcagctcctcctcctggcTGTGCGCCAGGTCGTTGGCCGGGCTGCGCTGGGGCGAGAGCCGGCGCCGGAGCTCGTGCCGCTTGTCCCGCTTGTAGTAGAGCGCGGCGAAGGCCAGGAtgttgaggaagaggagggaggcgCCCACCGCCACCGTCACACTCAGCTCCGTCGAGTAGTCCCGCGTGTTGCCCGGGAAGTGCAGGATGGCCGGCCGGTCGGAGCCCTCGGGGTCGGGGTCCGGGGGGAAGGTGGGCATGGGGTGGCGGGTGGGTCGCGGGCCCGGGCCCTTCCAGGGGGGCGGGCGCGGGGTGTCCGGGGCGGGCAGGCGGGTGGTGGTGGAGCTCAGGTACTCCTCGTGGAGGCTGTGGAGGTGCGGCACCAGCTCCAGCCAGAAGGCCACCTTGTTGGCGCGGTAGTTATCTCGAACCCGGGGCTTCAGCCCGATGTGCAGGTACTGCTTGTCCTTGGAGTTGAACTTGGTCCAGATGACCTCCTCGAAGCGGTTGGGCTTGGTGTGGATGAACTTGGTGTCCTGTGGGACCGGCAGGTTTGGGTCCCTGGAGGACACAACCAACAACCCAATTGAGGGAGACAACATGGACATTACGGAAGACCAATCAACCCAGTATCTAGGCAGCCACAAAGGTTGTAAGGACATATTATAAGAAAAAGCCAGAGCTGGTACTGTTGTTCAATAACTCTGCTGGATGGAGTTTTTTTACACTGTAAGCAACTCTGGATCAGATTTTATTCAAATACATCACTATTTTGGATTCAATTGCTTTCCTATGCTTATCGGAACCTATTAAATATTCTTAAAAAGTGCaagccctgccttctggtcctcttgttttggctcaattgcacctgGCAAGACCAACCCGAGCACTGAAaatcatttgaatccaaaccagCGATGCACTCGACCCGGGTCTGCTCCGCATTAAAACACGCGCACCGCGGCGGAACTCACCCGGTCTTGGCGAAGTTGGTCCAGTAGGTCATGACCACGGCGCTGAGCATGACGTCGTTCTTGGAGAAGTTGCAGGGGAAGAGGTCGGTGGCGCCCACCATGGGGATGCCGAAGACGTAGGGGATCTCGTCCCCGTGTGCCGCGTCCGCCCACTCGGGCCGCGTCTCCGTCTGGCAGTGGTGGTAGAAGGTGTAGAAGTACACGGGCGACTGGAACTCGGCGTGCAGCTTGGCCGTGGCCACCGCCGGCGCCACCCACTGGTGGTCCGTGAAGAGCGCCAGCAGGGTCTTCCGCCTCATCTCCCCGTTGTCGCGGTCCGCCCAGTCCGTGTACATGAACTTGATGGTCTCCCGGAGGATGTCCTTTCctacaaagagagagagagagagagagagaaaggactCATTCCAGTCGCTTATCTTACAGTATCCTTCCCTGTCGCCTCATTCCttgcctgacccggaaatcgattgaAGAAGGTGTGCCATCTTTAAGGGAATTCCAATCTGCTAGATGTTCCTTCAAGGACCGAGGTGCCAGGAGCAAGGCTCTAGAAATCTCCCAAAGATTTCtagagcaagaaaacatgagtGCAACCATTGCGCAAGTATTTTTACGGAAGTATGATGTATAAATGgccaacctgtggatccaccacTCCCCATCTGCAAcgcatctgccatgtctgtaactgacgttgCTTCAAGCTTGGTATTCCGTTTACCTTTTCACGTTTTCGTCCTTTCCTCGCCCAATAAGCGAGGAAAGGAGCTGGTGAAACAAGTGAGGAGGAGTGGAATGAGCCCAAAGAGTGGGGAGAGGATGAAGCAGGTGAAGCAGGTGAAGCAAGTGAAGCAGGTGTTTCAGcctaggggcgacatggctcaggcagtaagagcagtcgtctggcagtcggagggttgccggttcgatcccccgcccgggctgtgtcgaagtgtgcctgagcaagacacctaacccccaaatgctcctgacgagctggtcggtgccttgcatggcagccaaccgccgtcggtgtgtgagtgtgtgtatgaatgggtgaatgagaagcatcaattgtacagcgcttttgccaaccatttaccatttagcctCATcgctgtacagtacactgtatCCACAATTACTCTGTGGAAACACCGTGTTCCTGTCTGGTGAGAAGATTACACAAAATAGACTGAAATCTGTCCCTAGCAGATTCTGAGCAGTCGGCCAGTATCGCTCCTCCAAACCCGGCCGCGTGAGACTTGCACAGATACACGGGCTCCAGACGGCGACCAATCAGGAGGCTTTCCGTAGTGACATAACGTCTGACCTTTCGGTATAAATACCAGGCGGCGTAACCGCGACAGAAGGGGCTGTGGACGGTCTGTCAGCGGCAGGGCTCGGCAGAGGCGGGCGAGGCCTTCCGCTCACCTTCAGGGTAGCCGTAGAGGTTGTCCACGAAGTTGGAGATGGTGTAGTCGAACGCGGCCGCGGATATCCCTTCCTCGCTCTCCGAACCGCTGTCGTCCACAAActtcagcccctccccctgatTCACGCCAATCAGGATGTCGTAGTTCAGGAACTCCCCCTGGTTGGGACGGTGTTTAAATGTAgattaaaatggggggggggggaattctcATTTGACTTGAGCAGAAAAAATCGACCAGAGCAAGCACACCACTTTCTAATTTCAGATTCAGACATATTTCagataaatgtaaaaaagatgactgcttaaatgttttaaaaatactttcagAGACACGATttgcaagtaaaaaaatataaaatatttgtgcaggaaaagtaatcaaataaaacatgtcaaagagaggaaaataaaagtaTAAGTAGTTTTTAAATAATAGCCGAACAGCAACAGATTAGCATAGATATTCCCCGACTGGCACAACTAGGATTTAAGGACAAACATCTCCAGAATGATTTACAAAAACAATATGACTCATG encodes:
- the nlgn2a gene encoding neuroligin-2a isoform X2, translating into MTDASLVWLLGLALRLALTSSQKTPEVGGAKHPMVTTNYGKLRGIRKDLNNEILGPVEQYLGVPYATPPMGDRRFQPPEAPGSWQEVRNATQFAPVCPQNVHGVLPEIMLPVWFTDNLYIAAGYIQNQSEDCLYLNVYVPTEDGPLTKKHDESSMNRPRDEDIRDRRKKPVMLFIHGGSYMEGTGNMFDASVLAAYGNVIVVTMNYRLGVLGFLSTGDQSAKGNYGLLDQIQALRWLNENIGHFGGDPERITIFGSGAGASCVNLLILSHHSEGLFQRAIAQSGSAISSWSVNYQPLKYTQILARKVGCSFSETVDLVECLRRKNFRELVDQDIQPARYHIAFGPVVDGDVVPDDPEILMQQGEFLNYDILIGVNQGEGLKFVDDSGSESEEGISAAAFDYTISNFVDNLYGYPEGKDILRETIKFMYTDWADRDNGEMRRKTLLALFTDHQWVAPAVATAKLHAEFQSPVYFYTFYHHCQTETRPEWADAAHGDEIPYVFGIPMVGATDLFPCNFSKNDVMLSAVVMTYWTNFAKTGDPNLPVPQDTKFIHTKPNRFEEVIWTKFNSKDKQYLHIGLKPRVRDNYRANKVAFWLELVPHLHSLHEEYLSSTTTRLPAPDTPRPPPWKGPGPRPTRHPMPTFPPDPDPEGSDRPAILHFPGNTRDYSTELSVTVAVGASLLFLNILAFAALYYKRDKRHELRRRLSPQRSPANDLAHSQEEELMSLQMKHSEHDAHHDMEPLRPHEILRPACPPDYTLALRRAPDDVPLMTPNTITMIPSTITGMQPLHAFNTYPAPTPGHNNTLPHPHSTTRV
- the nlgn2a gene encoding neuroligin-2a isoform X4, whose product is MVTTNYGKLRGIRKDLNNEILGPVEQYLGVPYATPPMGDRRFQPPEAPGSWQEVRNATQFAPVCPQNVHGVLPEIMLPVWFTDNLYIAAGYIQNQSEDCLYLNVYVPTEDGESPGRLGADLTQDEADEERRVCDLNVLKPVMLFIHGGSYMEGTGNMFDASVLAAYGNVIVVTMNYRLGVLGFLSTGDQSAKGNYGLLDQIQALRWLNENIGHFGGDPERITIFGSGAGASCVNLLILSHHSEGLFQRAIAQSGSAISSWSVNYQPLKYTQILARKVGCSFSETVDLVECLRRKNFRELVDQDIQPARYHIAFGPVVDGDVVPDDPEILMQQGEFLNYDILIGVNQGEGLKFVDDSGSESEEGISAAAFDYTISNFVDNLYGYPEGKDILRETIKFMYTDWADRDNGEMRRKTLLALFTDHQWVAPAVATAKLHAEFQSPVYFYTFYHHCQTETRPEWADAAHGDEIPYVFGIPMVGATDLFPCNFSKNDVMLSAVVMTYWTNFAKTGDPNLPVPQDTKFIHTKPNRFEEVIWTKFNSKDKQYLHIGLKPRVRDNYRANKVAFWLELVPHLHSLHEEYLSSTTTRLPAPDTPRPPPWKGPGPRPTRHPMPTFPPDPDPEGSDRPAILHFPGNTRDYSTELSVTVAVGASLLFLNILAFAALYYKRDKRHELRRRLSPQRSPANDLAHSQEEELMSLQMKHSEHDAHHDMEPLRPHEILRPACPPDYTLALRRAPDDVPLMTPNTITMIPSTITGMQPLHAFNTYPAPTPGHNNTLPHPHSTTRV
- the nlgn2a gene encoding neuroligin-2a isoform X1, which codes for MTDASLVWLLGLALRLALTSSQKTPEVGGAKHPMVTTNYGKLRGIRKDLNNEILGPVEQYLGVPYATPPMGDRRFQPPEAPGSWQEVRNATQFAPVCPQNVHGVLPEIMLPVWFTDNLYIAAGYIQNQSEDCLYLNVYVPTEDDIRDRRKKPVMLFIHGGSYMEGTGNMFDASVLAAYGNVIVVTMNYRLGVLGFLSTGDQSAKGNYGLLDQIQALRWLNENIGHFGGDPERITIFGSGAGASCVNLLILSHHSEGLFQRAIAQSGSAISSWSVNYQPLKYTQILARKVGCSFSETVDLVECLRRKNFRELVDQDIQPARYHIAFGPVVDGDVVPDDPEILMQQGEFLNYDILIGVNQGEGLKFVDDSGSESEEGISAAAFDYTISNFVDNLYGYPEGKDILRETIKFMYTDWADRDNGEMRRKTLLALFTDHQWVAPAVATAKLHAEFQSPVYFYTFYHHCQTETRPEWADAAHGDEIPYVFGIPMVGATDLFPCNFSKNDVMLSAVVMTYWTNFAKTGDPNLPVPQDTKFIHTKPNRFEEVIWTKFNSKDKQYLHIGLKPRVRDNYRANKVAFWLELVPHLHSLHEEYLSSTTTRLPAPDTPRPPPWKGPGPRPTRHPMPTFPPDPDPEGSDRPAILHFPGNTRDYSTELSVTVAVGASLLFLNILAFAALYYKRDKRHELRRRLSPQRSPANDLAHSQEEELMSLQMKHSEHDAHHDMEPLRPHEILRPACPPDYTLALRRAPDDVPLMTPNTITMIPSTITGMQPLHAFNTYPAPTPGHNNTLPHPHSTTRV
- the nlgn2a gene encoding neuroligin-2a isoform X6; this translates as MVTTNYGKLRGIRKDLNNEILGPVEQYLGVPYATPPMGDRRFQPPEAPGSWQEVRNATQFAPVCPQNVHGVLPEIMLPVWFTDNLYIAAGYIQNQSEDCLYLNVYVPTEDGELHRGKGSTVGHSEVHIFQDIRDRRKKPVMLFIHGGSYMEGTGNMFDASVLAAYGNVIVVTMNYRLGVLGFLSTGDQSAKGNYGLLDQIQALRWLNENIGHFGGDPERITIFGSGAGASCVNLLILSHHSEGLFQRAIAQSGSAISSWSVNYQPLKYTQILARKVGCSFSETVDLVECLRRKNFRELVDQDIQPARYHIAFGPVVDGDVVPDDPEILMQQGEFLNYDILIGVNQGEGLKFVDDSGSESEEGISAAAFDYTISNFVDNLYGYPEGKDILRETIKFMYTDWADRDNGEMRRKTLLALFTDHQWVAPAVATAKLHAEFQSPVYFYTFYHHCQTETRPEWADAAHGDEIPYVFGIPMVGATDLFPCNFSKNDVMLSAVVMTYWTNFAKTGDPNLPVPQDTKFIHTKPNRFEEVIWTKFNSKDKQYLHIGLKPRVRDNYRANKVAFWLELVPHLHSLHEEYLSSTTTRLPAPDTPRPPPWKGPGPRPTRHPMPTFPPDPDPEGSDRPAILHFPGNTRDYSTELSVTVAVGASLLFLNILAFAALYYKRDKRHELRRRLSPQRSPANDLAHSQEEELMSLQMKHSEHDAHHDMEPLRPHEILRPACPPDYTLALRRAPDDVPLMTPNTITMIPSTITGMQPLHAFNTYPAPTPGHNNTLPHPHSTTRV
- the nlgn2a gene encoding neuroligin-2a isoform X5 — its product is MVTTNYGKLRGIRKDLNNEILGPVEQYLGVPYATPPMGDRRFQPPEAPGSWQEVRNATQFAPVCPQNVHGVLPEIMLPVWFTDNLYIAAGYIQNQSEDCLYLNVYVPTEDERERERERERKPEREICRRGGAHSEEQGERESKREGERDEDIRDRRKKPVMLFIHGGSYMEGTGNMFDASVLAAYGNVIVVTMNYRLGVLGFLSTGDQSAKGNYGLLDQIQALRWLNENIGHFGGDPERITIFGSGAGASCVNLLILSHHSEGLFQRAIAQSGSAISSWSVNYQPLKYTQILARKVGCSFSETVDLVECLRRKNFRELVDQDIQPARYHIAFGPVVDGDVVPDDPEILMQQGEFLNYDILIGVNQGEGLKFVDDSGSESEEGISAAAFDYTISNFVDNLYGYPEGKDILRETIKFMYTDWADRDNGEMRRKTLLALFTDHQWVAPAVATAKLHAEFQSPVYFYTFYHHCQTETRPEWADAAHGDEIPYVFGIPMVGATDLFPCNFSKNDVMLSAVVMTYWTNFAKTGDPNLPVPQDTKFIHTKPNRFEEVIWTKFNSKDKQYLHIGLKPRVRDNYRANKVAFWLELVPHLHSLHEEYLSSTTTRLPAPDTPRPPPWKGPGPRPTRHPMPTFPPDPDPEGSDRPAILHFPGNTRDYSTELSVTVAVGASLLFLNILAFAALYYKRDKRHELRRRLSPQRSPANDLAHSQEEELMSLQMKHSEHDAHHDMEPLRPHEILRPACPPDYTLALRRAPDDVPLMTPNTITMIPSTITGMQPLHAFNTYPAPTPGHNNTLPHPHSTTRV
- the nlgn2a gene encoding neuroligin-2a isoform X3, which produces MVTTNYGKLRGIRKDLNNEILGPVEQYLGVPYATPPMGDRRFQPPEAPGSWQEVRNATQFAPVCPQNVHGVLPEIMLPVWFTDNLYIAAGYIQNQSEDCLYLNVYVPTEDGESPGRLGAENSNADLTIAADIRDRRKKPVMLFIHGGSYMEGTGNMFDASVLAAYGNVIVVTMNYRLGVLGFLSTGDQSAKGNYGLLDQIQALRWLNENIGHFGGDPERITIFGSGAGASCVNLLILSHHSEGLFQRAIAQSGSAISSWSVNYQPLKYTQILARKVGCSFSETVDLVECLRRKNFRELVDQDIQPARYHIAFGPVVDGDVVPDDPEILMQQGEFLNYDILIGVNQGEGLKFVDDSGSESEEGISAAAFDYTISNFVDNLYGYPEGKDILRETIKFMYTDWADRDNGEMRRKTLLALFTDHQWVAPAVATAKLHAEFQSPVYFYTFYHHCQTETRPEWADAAHGDEIPYVFGIPMVGATDLFPCNFSKNDVMLSAVVMTYWTNFAKTGDPNLPVPQDTKFIHTKPNRFEEVIWTKFNSKDKQYLHIGLKPRVRDNYRANKVAFWLELVPHLHSLHEEYLSSTTTRLPAPDTPRPPPWKGPGPRPTRHPMPTFPPDPDPEGSDRPAILHFPGNTRDYSTELSVTVAVGASLLFLNILAFAALYYKRDKRHELRRRLSPQRSPANDLAHSQEEELMSLQMKHSEHDAHHDMEPLRPHEILRPACPPDYTLALRRAPDDVPLMTPNTITMIPSTITGMQPLHAFNTYPAPTPGHNNTLPHPHSTTRV